A single genomic interval of Oryzias latipes chromosome 3, ASM223467v1 harbors:
- the kcna4 gene encoding potassium voltage-gated channel subfamily A member 4: MEFAMVGADGGCNSHLPYGYAQARARERERERERQAAQSRAAAAAAATDGGPAAEGGGGGGHGGGSISTTTSSSAHLLNNRQHQSRAASSSTSANISSGAASRPSSSSWHQQDPEQQQQRVLRERKKQRGVGRWRRNRGTLGGDLRHSELALLGSEEDIMIEEEEEEEEEAEGAEEEEKEQQGGRGDKRSSFLCNMDEDEETVSITDRRPQSGYENAYSECGCCERVVINVSGLKFETQLKTLSQFPDTLLGDPDKRIRYFDPLRNEYFFDRNRPSFDAILYYYQSGGRLKRPANVPFDIFSEEVKFYELGEEAILKFREDEGFVKEEEKPLPEDEFKRQIWLLFEYPESSSPARGIAVVSVLVIVISIVIFCLETLPEFRDEKEYLQPRDNSSEPDHGFTPFNDPFFIVETVCIIWFSFEFIVRFFASPSKTAFFKNIMNSIDIVSILPYFITLGTDLAQHQGNGQQAMSFAILRIIRLVRVFRIFKLSRHSKGLQILGHTLRASMRELALLIFFLVIGVILFSSAVYFAEADEPTSQFTSIPDAFWWAVVTMTTVGYGDMKPITVGGKIVGSLCAIAGVLTIALPVPVIVSNFNYFYHRETDNNEDQTPVVESMPPGCPYFPDFLRKFKGSPSGSSLGDKAEYMEMEEGLTESLCGLDKSPSKGNGTDISRKNSTNSKSIQTDV, from the coding sequence ATGGAGTTTGCTATGGTGGGCGCGGATGGCGGGTGCAACAGTCACCTGCCGTACGGATATGCCCAAGCACGGGCGCGTGAGAGGGAGCGCGAGAGGGAGCGTCAGGCTGCTCAGTCCAGAGCGgcggctgctgcggcggcgACCGACGGGGGCCCTGCTgcggagggaggaggaggaggcggccaTGGAGGGGGGTCCATctccaccaccacctcctcGAGCGCTCATCTCCTTAACAACCGCCAGCATCAGTCTCGCGCCGCCTCCTCCTCAACGAGCGCCAACATCAGCAGCGGCGCCGCCTCgcgcccctcctcctcctcctggcaCCAGCAGGAtcccgagcagcagcagcagagagttCTCAGAGAGCGGAAAAAGCAGCGCGGCGTCGGACGGTGGAGACGCAACCGGGGGACTCTCGGCGGAGACCTGCGCCACTCGGAGCTGGCGCTGCTCGGATCGGAGGAGGACATCATgatagaggaggaggaggaggaggaggaggaggctgagggagcagaggaggaggaaaaggagcAGCAGGGGGGCCGGGGAGACAAGAGGTCCAGCTTTCTGTGCAACATGGACGAGGATGAGGAGACCGTGTCGATCACGGACAGGCGGCCCCAGTCCGGGTACGAGAACGCCTACAGTGAGTGCGGCTGCTGCGAGAGGGTCGTCATCAACGTGTCGGGTCTGAAGTTTGAAACTCAGCTTAAGACTCTCTCTCAGTTCCCGGACACGCTGTTGGGAGATCCCGACAAGCGCATCCGATACTTCGACCCGCTCAGGAACGAGTACTTCTTCGACCGGAACCGGCCGAGTTTTGACGCCATTCTTTACTATTACCAGTCAGGGGGGAGACTAAAAAGACCCGCCAACGTCCCGTTTGACATCTTCTCCGAGGAGGTGAAGTTCTACGAACTCGGAGAGGAGGCGATCCTGAAGTTTCGGGAGGATGAGGGCTtcgtgaaggaggaggagaagcctCTGCCGGAGGACGAGTTCAAGCGTCAGATCTGGCTGCTGTTCGAGTACCCGGAGAGCTCCAGCCCTGCCCGGGGGATCGCCGTGGTGTCCGTGCTGGTCATCGTCATCTCCATAGTCATTTTCTGCCTGGAGACGCTGCCAGAGTTCAGGGATGAGAAGGAGTATCTGCAGCCGCGGGACAACTCCTCTGAGCCCGACCACGGATTTACGCCCTTCAACGACCCCTTTTTCATCGTGGAAACCGTTTGCATCATCTGGTTCTCCTTTGAGTTTATAGTTCGCTTCTTTGCGAGTCCCAGCAAGACcgctttctttaaaaacatcatGAACTCCATAGATATTGTCTCCATTTTGCCTTACTTCATCACCCTAGGCACGGATCTGGCGCAGCACCAGGGCAACGGCCAGCAGGCGATGAGTTTCGCTATTCTGAGAATAATTCGCCTCGTCCGGGTGTTTCGCATCTTCAAACTGTCCAGGCACTCCAAGGGGCTGCAGATCCTGGGTCACACCCTGCGCGCCAGTATGAGGGAGCTGGCCCTTCTCATCTTCTTCCTAGTTATAGGTGTCATTCTTTTCTCCAGCGCGGTGTACTTCGCCGAGGCGGACGAGCCCACCTCTCAGTTCACGAGCATCCCCGACGCGTTCTGGTGGGCCGTGGTCACCATGACGACGGTGGGCTACGGAGACATGAAGCCCATCACCGTAGGTGGGAAGATAGTGGGCTCCCTCTGCGCGATTGCGGGTGTGTTAACCATCGCGCTCCCGGTGCCTGTCATAGTGTCCAACTTCAATTACTTCTACCACAGGGAGACCGACAACAACGAGGACCAGACACCTGTGGTGGAGAGCATGCCTCCAGGATGTCCGTATTTCCCCGACTTTCTAAGGAAATTCAAAGGCTCGCCCTCGGGCTCCTCGCTGGGGGATAAAGCGGAGTACATGGAGATGGAGGAAGGGCTGACGGAATCGCTATGCGGGTTGGACAAGAGCCCCAGTAAAGGAAACGGCACAGACATAAGCAGAAAAAACAGCACTAACTCTAAATCTATTCAGACAGACGTGTGA